Proteins from a single region of Ensifer adhaerens:
- a CDS encoding NADP-dependent isocitrate dehydrogenase, with translation MAKIKVANPVVELDGDEMTRIIWQFIKDKLIHPYLDIDLEYYDLSVENRDATEDQVTVDAANAIKKHGVGVKCATITPDEARVEEFKLKKMWKSPNGTIRNILGGVIFREPIICKNVPRLVPGWTKPIIVGRHAFGDQYRATDFKFPGKGKLTMKFVGEDGKEIEYDVFDAPSAGVAMGMYNLDDSITEFARASFNYGIQRKVPVYLSTKNTILKVYDGRFKDIFQQVFDAEFAEKFKELKIWYEHRLIDDMVASALKWSGGYVWACKNYDGDVQSDIVAQGFGSLGLMTSVLMTPDGKTVEAEAAHGTVTRHYRQHQKGEETSTNSIASIFAWTRGLAHRAKLDGNAELAKFSETLEKVCVDTVEAGFMTKDLALLIGPDQPWLSTTGFLDKIDENLQKAMAA, from the coding sequence ATGGCAAAGATCAAGGTCGCCAATCCGGTCGTCGAACTCGACGGCGATGAGATGACCCGCATCATCTGGCAGTTCATCAAGGACAAGCTGATCCATCCCTACCTCGACATCGATCTGGAATATTACGACCTCAGCGTCGAAAACCGCGATGCCACCGAAGACCAGGTGACGGTCGACGCCGCCAACGCGATCAAGAAGCACGGCGTCGGCGTCAAGTGCGCCACGATCACGCCGGACGAAGCGCGCGTCGAGGAGTTCAAGCTGAAGAAGATGTGGAAGTCGCCGAACGGCACGATCCGCAACATCCTCGGCGGCGTCATCTTCCGCGAGCCGATCATCTGCAAGAACGTTCCGCGCCTGGTTCCGGGCTGGACCAAGCCGATCATCGTCGGCCGTCACGCCTTCGGCGACCAGTACCGCGCCACCGACTTCAAGTTCCCGGGCAAGGGCAAGCTGACGATGAAGTTCGTCGGCGAAGACGGCAAGGAAATCGAATACGACGTGTTCGACGCACCGTCGGCTGGCGTTGCCATGGGCATGTACAACCTCGACGATTCGATCACCGAATTCGCGCGCGCTTCGTTCAACTACGGCATCCAGCGCAAGGTTCCGGTCTACCTGTCGACCAAGAACACCATCCTCAAGGTCTATGACGGTCGCTTCAAGGACATCTTCCAGCAGGTCTTCGACGCCGAATTCGCCGAGAAGTTCAAGGAACTGAAGATCTGGTACGAACACCGCCTGATCGACGACATGGTCGCATCCGCTCTGAAGTGGTCCGGCGGCTACGTCTGGGCGTGCAAGAACTACGACGGCGACGTGCAGTCGGACATCGTGGCGCAGGGCTTCGGCTCGCTCGGCCTGATGACCTCGGTTCTGATGACGCCGGATGGCAAGACGGTTGAAGCCGAAGCCGCGCACGGCACGGTGACCCGTCACTACCGCCAGCACCAGAAGGGCGAGGAAACCTCGACCAACTCGATCGCCTCGATCTTTGCCTGGACCCGTGGCCTTGCCCACCGCGCCAAGCTCGACGGCAATGCCGAACTCGCGAAGTTCTCCGAAACGCTCGAGAAGGTTTGCGTCGACACCGTCGAAGCCGGCTTCATGACCAAGGACCTGGCGCTGCTCATCGGCCCCGATCAGCCGTGGCTCTCGACCACCGGCTTCCTCGACAAGATCGACGAGAACCTGCAGAAGGCCATGGCTGCCTGA
- a CDS encoding demethoxyubiquinone hydroxylase family protein, whose protein sequence is MIAPISPRNALTIARIVRVNHAGEFGAIRIYTAQIAVARRLYPDCVAMLSEMLSHEIEHCALFHGAMPVRNSRPCRIMQFWSWGGWLLGFLTALLGRRGTWACTAAVEAAVHHHLDDQLHFLAGKDAELHALILSIREQELAHLHHAEAQLDDRDALAEALRAVISFSTNVLIWLSTWGDSTRMATALRQAKAASSS, encoded by the coding sequence ATGATCGCGCCGATTTCCCCGCGCAACGCCCTGACGATCGCTCGCATCGTCAGAGTCAACCACGCCGGGGAATTTGGCGCGATCCGCATCTATACGGCGCAGATCGCGGTGGCGCGCAGGCTTTATCCTGATTGCGTTGCGATGCTCTCGGAAATGCTCAGCCACGAGATTGAGCACTGCGCGCTGTTTCACGGCGCGATGCCGGTGCGGAACTCCCGCCCTTGCCGCATCATGCAATTCTGGAGTTGGGGCGGTTGGCTGCTCGGATTCCTGACCGCACTCCTCGGCCGCCGCGGTACATGGGCCTGCACGGCAGCCGTGGAAGCCGCCGTGCATCATCATCTTGACGATCAGTTGCATTTCCTCGCCGGCAAGGATGCCGAGCTTCACGCCCTCATCCTGTCGATCCGCGAACAGGAACTGGCCCATCTCCATCACGCGGAAGCGCAACTGGACGACCGAGACGCGCTGGCGGAAGCACTGCGCGCCGTCATTTCCTTCTCAACCAATGTGTTGATCTGGCTCTCGACCTGGGGCGATTCCACCCGGATGGCTACGGCCTTGCGGCAGGCGAAAGCCGCCTCTAGCTCTTGA
- a CDS encoding AraC family transcriptional regulator — MDERVAWATYERRLHRVSDYIYGHLDGDLDLDRLSEIACLSPHHWHRIYRAVHGETLAATVKRLRLQRAAADLAQSDLPVETIAQRSGYPNLQSFNRTFKGAYGLPPARYRKEGSHVAFTTASTEGITDMYEVTLKDVEAFDLVGVAHNGSYMEIGKAFETLYGTLFSRQLFRPDMEMIGIYLDDPELVPTDKLRSFACVSARAPMTTEAPLTRQHLDGGCYAVLRHKGPYADMPKAYQWLYGTWLPQSGREIRDSLMFEKYLNNPREVAPTELLSEIYLPLKS, encoded by the coding sequence ATGGATGAGCGGGTGGCGTGGGCGACCTATGAAAGGCGTCTGCACAGGGTCAGCGACTATATTTACGGCCACCTCGACGGCGATCTCGACCTCGATCGTCTGTCCGAGATCGCCTGCCTGTCGCCGCATCACTGGCACCGAATCTACCGGGCCGTCCATGGCGAGACGCTGGCGGCAACCGTGAAGCGGCTGCGGCTGCAGCGGGCCGCGGCCGATCTCGCCCAGTCCGATCTTCCCGTCGAAACGATCGCGCAGCGCTCTGGCTACCCCAACCTCCAATCCTTCAATCGCACCTTCAAGGGAGCTTACGGGCTACCGCCGGCGCGCTACCGGAAGGAGGGCAGCCATGTCGCTTTTACAACCGCCTCAACGGAAGGAATTACCGACATGTATGAAGTCACACTCAAGGACGTCGAAGCCTTCGACCTCGTCGGCGTCGCCCACAACGGCTCCTATATGGAGATCGGCAAGGCATTCGAAACGCTCTACGGCACCCTGTTTTCGCGCCAGCTGTTCCGGCCGGACATGGAGATGATAGGCATCTACCTCGACGATCCGGAACTGGTGCCGACGGACAAGCTGCGCTCCTTTGCCTGCGTCAGCGCTCGCGCACCAATGACGACGGAAGCGCCGTTGACGCGCCAGCATCTCGACGGTGGCTGTTACGCCGTGCTTCGTCACAAGGGGCCCTACGCCGACATGCCCAAGGCCTACCAATGGCTCTACGGCACTTGGCTGCCGCAATCGGGTCGTGAGATCCGCGACAGCCTGATGTTCGAGAAGTATCTCAACAACCCCCGTGAAGTGGCGCCGACCGAGCTTCTGAGCGAGATTTACCTGCCACTCAAGAGCTAG
- the alaS gene encoding alanine--tRNA ligase, whose protein sequence is MSGVNEIRSTFLDYFRRNGHEVVSSSPLVPRNDPTLMFTNAGMVQFKNVFTGLEQRPYSTAVTAQKCVRAGGKHNDLDNVGYTARHHTFFEMLGNFSFGDYFKENAIELAWNLITKEYGLDAKRLLVTVYHTDDEAFDLWKKIAGFSDDRIIRIPTSDNFWAMGDTGPCGPCSEIFYDHGDHIWGGPPGSADEDGDRFIEIWNLVFMQYEQITKEERVNLPRPSIDTGMGLERLAAVLQGEHDNYDIDLFRALIAASEEATGVKAEGDRRASHRVIADHLRSSAFLIADGVLPSNEGRGYVLRRIMRRAMRHAQLLGAQDPLMWKLLPALVGQMGRAYPELVRAEALISETLKLEETRFRKTLERGLNLLSDASADLSEGDQFNGETAFKLYDTYGFPLDLTQDALRAKGITVDTDAFSAAMERQKAEARANWAGSGEAATETIWFELKEKHGATDFLGYDTETAEGVIQAIVRDGAVVASAAKGDTVQVILNQTPFYGESGGQMGDTGTITTEGGKLTVTDTQKRGEGLFVHFATVSEGTVKTGDAAQLDVDHARRSRLRANHSATHLLHEALREVLGTHVAQKGSLVAPERLRFDVSHPKPMTADELKVVEEMANEIIVQNTPVTTRLMSVDDAIAEGAMALFGEKYGDEVRVVSMGRGIHGSKANRAYSVELCGGTHVSATGDIGLVRVVSESAVGAGVRRIEALTGEAARAYLNEQDERVKTLANTLKVQPGDVLGRVEALLDERRKLERELTEAKKKLALGGGGEAGSADAARDIAGVRFLGKVVSGVEPKDLKSLADDGKKSLGSGVVAFVGVSGDGKASAVVAVTDDLTSKLSAVDLVRVASAALGGKGGGGRPDMAQAGGPDGEKAAEAIEAVAVALAG, encoded by the coding sequence ATGAGCGGCGTGAATGAAATCCGGTCGACCTTTCTCGACTATTTCCGCAGGAACGGTCACGAGGTCGTGTCGTCGAGCCCGTTGGTGCCGCGCAACGACCCGACATTGATGTTCACCAATGCCGGCATGGTGCAGTTCAAGAACGTCTTCACCGGGTTGGAACAGCGCCCCTATTCGACGGCCGTGACCGCGCAGAAATGCGTGCGCGCCGGCGGCAAGCACAACGACCTCGACAATGTCGGCTACACGGCGCGTCACCACACCTTCTTCGAAATGCTCGGCAACTTCTCCTTTGGCGACTACTTCAAGGAGAACGCCATCGAGCTTGCCTGGAACCTGATCACCAAGGAATACGGCCTCGACGCCAAGCGCCTGCTGGTCACCGTCTACCACACCGACGACGAAGCCTTCGACCTCTGGAAGAAGATTGCCGGCTTTTCCGACGACCGCATCATCCGCATTCCGACGAGCGATAATTTCTGGGCCATGGGCGATACCGGCCCCTGCGGTCCGTGCTCGGAAATCTTCTATGACCATGGCGACCATATCTGGGGCGGCCCGCCCGGTTCGGCCGATGAAGACGGCGACCGCTTCATCGAGATCTGGAACCTCGTCTTCATGCAGTACGAGCAGATCACCAAGGAAGAGCGGGTCAACCTGCCGCGTCCGTCGATCGATACCGGCATGGGCCTCGAGCGTCTCGCCGCCGTTCTGCAGGGCGAGCATGACAACTACGACATCGATCTCTTCCGCGCGCTGATTGCCGCTTCTGAAGAAGCGACCGGCGTCAAGGCCGAGGGCGACCGTCGCGCCAGCCACCGGGTGATCGCCGACCATCTGCGTTCGTCCGCCTTCCTGATCGCCGATGGCGTTCTGCCGTCGAACGAGGGCCGCGGCTACGTTCTGCGCCGCATCATGCGCCGCGCCATGCGCCATGCGCAGCTGCTCGGCGCTCAGGATCCGTTGATGTGGAAGCTGCTGCCGGCGCTCGTCGGCCAGATGGGCCGCGCCTATCCGGAACTGGTGCGCGCTGAAGCGCTGATTTCCGAAACGCTGAAGCTCGAGGAAACCCGCTTCCGCAAGACGCTGGAGCGTGGCCTGAACCTGCTTTCGGACGCCTCTGCCGATCTCTCCGAGGGCGACCAGTTCAACGGCGAGACCGCCTTCAAGCTCTACGACACCTACGGCTTCCCGCTCGACCTGACCCAGGACGCTCTGCGCGCCAAGGGCATCACCGTCGATACCGACGCCTTCTCGGCCGCCATGGAGCGCCAGAAGGCGGAGGCCCGCGCCAACTGGGCCGGTTCCGGCGAAGCTGCGACCGAGACGATCTGGTTCGAGCTCAAGGAAAAGCACGGTGCGACCGACTTCCTCGGCTATGACACCGAGACCGCCGAAGGCGTGATCCAGGCGATCGTGCGCGACGGTGCCGTCGTCGCGTCCGCTGCCAAGGGCGATACCGTCCAGGTGATCCTCAACCAGACGCCGTTCTACGGCGAATCGGGCGGCCAGATGGGCGACACGGGCACGATCACCACGGAAGGCGGCAAGCTCACCGTGACGGATACGCAGAAGCGCGGCGAGGGGCTCTTCGTGCACTTCGCGACCGTTTCCGAAGGTACGGTCAAGACCGGCGACGCCGCCCAGCTCGACGTCGACCACGCGCGTCGCTCGCGCCTTCGCGCCAACCACTCGGCAACGCACCTGCTGCACGAGGCGCTGCGCGAAGTGCTCGGGACCCATGTCGCCCAGAAGGGCTCGCTGGTGGCACCGGAACGCCTGCGCTTCGACGTTTCGCATCCGAAGCCGATGACAGCCGACGAGCTGAAGGTCGTGGAAGAAATGGCAAACGAGATCATCGTGCAGAACACGCCGGTGACCACGCGCCTGATGAGCGTCGACGATGCGATCGCCGAGGGCGCGATGGCACTCTTTGGCGAGAAGTATGGCGACGAAGTCCGCGTCGTCTCGATGGGCCGCGGCATTCACGGCTCCAAGGCCAACCGCGCCTATTCCGTCGAACTTTGCGGCGGCACGCACGTGTCGGCCACCGGTGACATCGGCCTCGTGCGGGTCGTCTCGGAAAGCGCCGTCGGCGCCGGCGTTCGCCGCATCGAGGCACTGACCGGCGAAGCCGCACGCGCTTATCTCAACGAACAGGACGAGCGCGTGAAGACGCTTGCCAACACGCTGAAGGTTCAGCCGGGCGACGTGCTCGGCCGTGTCGAGGCGCTGCTCGACGAGCGCCGCAAGCTCGAGCGCGAACTGACCGAAGCCAAGAAGAAGCTGGCGCTCGGCGGTGGCGGCGAGGCGGGTTCGGCCGATGCTGCCCGCGACATCGCTGGCGTTCGCTTCCTCGGCAAGGTCGTCTCGGGCGTCGAGCCCAAGGACCTGAAGAGCCTGGCTGACGACGGCAAGAAGAGCCTCGGCTCCGGCGTCGTCGCTTTCGTCGGCGTGTCGGGCGACGGCAAGGCGAGCGCCGTCGTGGCTGTCACCGACGACTTGACGTCGAAGCTCAGCGCCGTCGACCTCGTTCGTGTTGCCTCGGCCGCCCTCGGCGGCAAGGGCGGCGGCGGACGTCCCGACATGGCCCAGGCCGGCGGACCGGATGGTGAGAAGGCGGCCGAAGCCATCGAGGCCGTGGCCGTGGCACTGGCCGGCTGA
- the recA gene encoding recombinase RecA, protein MAQNSLRLVEDKSVDKSKALEAALSQIERSFGKGSIMKLGGKDSIIEIETVSTGSLSLDIALGIGGLPKGRIIEIYGPESSGKTTLALQTVAEAQKKGGICAFVDAEHALDPVYARKLGVDLENLLISQPDTGEQALEITDTLVRSGAIDVLVVDSVAALVPRAEIEGEMGDSLPGMQARLMSQALRKLTASISKSNCMVIFINQIRMKIGVMFGSPETTTGGNALKFYASVRLDIRRIGSVKEREEVVGNQTRVKVVKNKMAPPFKQVEFDIMYGEGVSKTGELVDLGVKAGIVEKSGAWFSYNSQRLGQGRENAKTFLRDNPDLAREIETALRQNAGLIADRFLENGGPEPDDGSDDAAEA, encoded by the coding sequence ATGGCACAAAACTCTTTGCGGCTCGTAGAGGACAAATCGGTGGATAAAAGCAAGGCACTTGAAGCGGCACTTTCCCAGATCGAACGGTCGTTCGGCAAGGGATCGATCATGAAGCTCGGTGGGAAGGACAGCATCATCGAGATCGAGACGGTTTCGACCGGCTCTCTCAGCCTCGACATCGCGCTCGGCATCGGCGGCCTGCCCAAGGGCCGCATCATTGAAATTTACGGCCCGGAAAGCTCGGGCAAGACGACGCTGGCGCTGCAGACCGTCGCGGAAGCGCAGAAGAAGGGCGGCATCTGCGCCTTCGTCGATGCCGAACACGCGCTCGATCCGGTCTATGCCCGCAAGCTCGGTGTCGATCTCGAAAACCTGCTGATTTCGCAGCCGGACACCGGCGAGCAGGCGCTTGAAATCACTGACACGCTGGTGCGCTCAGGCGCGATCGACGTTCTCGTCGTCGACTCCGTCGCAGCGCTCGTGCCGCGCGCCGAAATCGAGGGCGAAATGGGCGACAGCCTGCCGGGCATGCAGGCCCGCCTGATGAGCCAGGCGCTGCGCAAGCTGACCGCCTCGATCTCCAAGTCGAACTGCATGGTCATCTTCATCAACCAGATCCGCATGAAGATCGGCGTCATGTTCGGTTCGCCGGAAACCACCACCGGCGGCAACGCGCTGAAGTTCTACGCCTCGGTCCGCCTCGACATCCGCCGCATCGGTTCGGTCAAGGAACGCGAAGAGGTCGTCGGCAACCAGACCCGCGTCAAGGTCGTCAAGAACAAGATGGCACCGCCCTTCAAGCAGGTCGAATTCGACATCATGTATGGCGAAGGCGTCTCGAAGACGGGCGAGCTCGTCGATCTGGGCGTCAAGGCGGGCATCGTCGAGAAATCGGGCGCGTGGTTCTCCTATAACAGCCAGCGCCTTGGCCAGGGCCGCGAGAACGCCAAGACGTTCCTGCGCGACAACCCGGACCTGGCGCGCGAGATCGAGACGGCGTTGCGCCAGAATGCCGGCCTGATCGCCGACCGATTCCTCGAAAATGGTGGACCGGAGCCCGACGACGGCAGCGACGACGCCGCCGAGGCGTGA
- a CDS encoding carbohydrate kinase family protein, which yields MTEAEIAVFGGAHIDRRGRISGTTAPGSSNPGTWFEEAGGGGFNAARNLARLGHGVRMISTRGGDAAGEMVTAAAAAAGVIDSPLTFLDRQTPSYTAILENDGNLVIALADMELYRLFSPRQLQRRALRDVVATSRLVLTDANLPEETIAALVQSAAGNGRLVAGIAVSPAKVIRYRPCLSHLSFLFMNESEARALTGKDAAEAEAWPALLRGAGLNGGVVTRGGRAVVAFDGDSICIAVPPALPALADVTGAGDALASGFLSARLAGRGIDECLRHGIAAAGITLRSPLAASEEMSAANLEQALALVPVPQMLS from the coding sequence ATGACGGAAGCTGAAATCGCCGTCTTCGGCGGTGCGCACATCGACAGGCGCGGCCGCATATCGGGAACCACCGCACCGGGTTCCAGCAATCCCGGCACCTGGTTCGAAGAGGCTGGCGGTGGCGGCTTCAACGCGGCCCGCAACCTTGCGCGCCTCGGCCATGGCGTGCGCATGATCAGCACCCGCGGCGGCGATGCCGCCGGCGAGATGGTAACGGCAGCGGCTGCCGCAGCCGGTGTCATCGACAGCCCCCTCACCTTTCTCGATCGCCAGACGCCGAGCTACACGGCGATCCTTGAAAACGACGGCAATCTGGTGATCGCGCTCGCCGACATGGAGCTCTACCGGCTGTTCTCGCCGCGGCAATTGCAGCGCCGAGCGTTGCGCGATGTCGTCGCCACCAGCAGGCTCGTGCTGACGGACGCCAACCTGCCGGAAGAGACGATTGCCGCGCTGGTCCAGTCGGCCGCAGGCAATGGGCGCCTGGTTGCCGGCATCGCCGTGTCGCCTGCCAAGGTCATCCGCTACCGGCCGTGCCTTTCGCATCTCTCCTTCCTGTTCATGAATGAATCCGAGGCACGGGCGCTCACCGGTAAGGACGCGGCCGAGGCGGAAGCATGGCCGGCGCTTTTGAGAGGCGCAGGCCTCAATGGCGGTGTAGTCACACGCGGCGGCCGCGCCGTGGTCGCCTTCGACGGCGACAGCATCTGCATTGCCGTTCCGCCAGCGCTTCCGGCACTGGCCGATGTCACTGGTGCCGGCGATGCGCTTGCCTCCGGCTTCCTTTCGGCGCGCCTCGCAGGGCGCGGCATCGACGAGTGCCTGCGGCACGGCATCGCAGCCGCCGGAATCACGTTGCGCTCCCCCTTGGCCGCATCCGAAGAGATGTCCGCCGCCAATCTCGAACAGGCGCTGGCTCTTGTGCCCGTGCCTCAAATGCTGTCATGA
- a CDS encoding pseudouridine-5'-phosphate glycosidase — MTKPASPSLPMEFSDEVAAAKARGAPIVALESTIITHGMPYPGNLNMARSVEAIIREQGAVPATIAVIHGVLHIGLDDAKLEELAKTQGAMKVSRADLAFAIAERRTGATTVAATMIAAARAGIRVFATGGIGGVHRGAELSFDISADLDELARTGVIVVCAGAKAILDIPKTLEVLETRGVPVVTYDSEVFPAFWSRDSGLKSPLMLNSPAAIANFQTMRELLGVEGGMLVANPVPEAAEIPREEMEIYIARALDNAENDEITGKEVTPYLLSNLFEMTEGRSLETNIALVENNARLAGEIAVALNAK; from the coding sequence ATGACCAAACCCGCTTCTCCCTCCCTGCCGATGGAATTTTCCGACGAGGTCGCCGCCGCCAAGGCGCGTGGCGCGCCGATCGTGGCGCTGGAATCGACCATCATCACCCATGGCATGCCCTATCCGGGCAATCTGAACATGGCCCGCAGCGTCGAAGCGATCATCCGCGAACAGGGTGCGGTTCCGGCGACGATCGCCGTCATCCATGGCGTGCTGCACATCGGCCTTGACGACGCCAAGCTGGAAGAGCTGGCGAAGACGCAAGGGGCGATGAAGGTCTCGCGCGCCGATCTTGCCTTCGCAATCGCCGAACGCCGCACCGGCGCGACCACCGTCGCCGCGACGATGATCGCCGCAGCGCGTGCCGGCATCCGCGTCTTTGCGACCGGCGGCATCGGCGGCGTGCATCGCGGCGCTGAACTCTCGTTCGATATCTCGGCCGACCTCGACGAACTCGCCCGCACCGGCGTCATCGTCGTCTGCGCCGGCGCCAAGGCGATCCTCGACATTCCGAAGACGCTCGAAGTGCTCGAAACCCGCGGCGTCCCCGTCGTCACCTATGACAGCGAAGTCTTCCCGGCCTTCTGGTCGCGCGACAGTGGCCTCAAGAGCCCGCTGATGCTGAACAGCCCGGCGGCGATCGCCAACTTCCAGACCATGCGTGAACTGCTCGGCGTCGAAGGCGGCATGCTGGTCGCCAATCCCGTGCCGGAGGCAGCCGAGATCCCGCGCGAAGAGATGGAAATCTACATCGCCCGCGCGCTCGACAACGCCGAGAACGACGAGATCACCGGCAAGGAGGTTACGCCCTACCTGCTCAGCAACCTCTTCGAGATGACTGAAGGCCGCAGCCTCGAGACCAACATCGCGCTGGTCGAGAACAATGCCCGCCTTGCCGGCGAAATCGCCGTCGCGCTCAACGCCAAGTAA
- the cckA gene encoding cell cycle histidine kinase CckA codes for MTKLRQSGDYQMPVVDRGVRPGTVLRIVLLAIVLTVSAIAFVIFKNEMENEIVLGILGVLAMVGIFFLVSSVIGFIEVMPQSRPDELARAFLDAHEDGTIVTDRKGRIIYANAAYGALTGAKSAAGIQSLETILSRNREATEAIYRLTNGLHEGKQGHEEFRLLKPLATSTSSGSGAHWFRLKARVLPLEDSERNPLYLWQIADITAERDDQERFFKELQNAIDYLDHAPAGFFSAGRKGEIFYINATLADWLGIDLTKFQPGSISIGDLVAGEGLTLVQAVQAEPGLKKTKMLDLDLRKMNGQSLPVRMIHRVSSTRDGAPGESRTIVMSREGGEDNEQSASSAAMRFTRFFNNTPMAIASVDGNGRILRTNAPFLKLFSGLVSQDDVERGALIEAVVHETEKGRLHEALAAAKDRQGDIAPIDALHPTDGERHFRFYINAVIDQSDQSPEEAAIIYALEITEQKALENQMAQTQKMNAVGTLAGGIAHDFNNVLTAILLSSDHLLLSARPADPSFADLMEIKRNANRAAVLVRQLLAFSRKQTMRPTVLNMTDVIGDLRMLVDRMTGTNVKVEVDYGRDLWPVRTDLGQFEQVLLNLAVNARDAMPGGGTITLRTRNLPAAEVASFGRRELPDDDFVMVEVSDQGTGIPPEILDKIFEPFFTTKEVGKGTGLGLSMVYGIVKQSGGYIYPESEVGKGTTFRILLPRHIEAPVAVDETQVATATAEAAPTPVVPAIAAPAAKAEEPADLTGDSAVVLLVEDEEAVRRGGKRMLETRGYTVYEAGSGVEALDIMDELDGAVDIVVSDVVMPEMDGPTLLTELRKKYPDLKFIFVSGYAEDAFARNLPADAKFGFLPKPFSLKQLAVAVREMLDS; via the coding sequence ATGACGAAATTGCGGCAGTCAGGCGACTACCAGATGCCGGTTGTTGACCGTGGCGTCAGGCCGGGCACCGTGCTGCGGATCGTTCTGCTCGCGATCGTCCTCACGGTGTCGGCCATCGCCTTCGTGATCTTCAAGAACGAGATGGAAAACGAGATCGTTCTCGGCATCCTCGGCGTTCTTGCCATGGTCGGCATCTTCTTTCTCGTCTCCTCCGTCATCGGCTTCATCGAGGTCATGCCGCAGTCGCGCCCGGATGAACTGGCGCGCGCCTTTCTCGATGCCCATGAGGACGGCACGATCGTCACTGACCGCAAGGGCCGCATCATCTACGCCAACGCCGCCTATGGTGCGCTGACCGGTGCCAAGAGCGCTGCCGGTATCCAGTCGCTCGAAACCATCCTGTCGCGCAATCGCGAGGCGACAGAAGCGATCTACCGGCTGACCAACGGCTTGCACGAGGGCAAGCAGGGACATGAGGAATTCCGCCTGCTGAAGCCGCTGGCGACCAGCACCTCCAGCGGCTCCGGTGCCCACTGGTTCCGCTTGAAAGCGCGGGTGCTGCCGCTCGAAGACAGCGAGCGCAACCCGCTCTACCTCTGGCAGATCGCCGACATCACCGCGGAGCGCGACGATCAGGAGCGCTTCTTCAAGGAACTGCAGAACGCGATCGACTATCTCGACCATGCGCCGGCCGGCTTCTTCTCCGCCGGGCGCAAGGGTGAAATCTTCTACATCAACGCCACGCTCGCCGATTGGCTCGGCATCGATCTGACCAAGTTCCAGCCGGGTTCGATCAGCATCGGCGACCTGGTTGCCGGCGAGGGGCTGACGCTTGTCCAGGCTGTGCAGGCGGAGCCCGGGCTGAAGAAGACCAAGATGCTCGATCTCGATCTGCGCAAGATGAACGGCCAGAGCCTGCCGGTGCGCATGATCCACCGCGTCTCCTCGACGCGCGACGGGGCGCCCGGTGAAAGCCGCACCATCGTGATGTCACGCGAAGGTGGCGAGGACAACGAGCAGTCGGCATCAAGTGCCGCGATGCGCTTCACCCGCTTCTTCAACAACACGCCGATGGCAATCGCCTCGGTCGACGGCAATGGCCGGATCCTGCGTACCAACGCACCCTTCCTGAAGCTCTTCTCCGGCCTCGTCTCACAGGACGACGTCGAGCGCGGGGCGCTGATCGAAGCCGTGGTGCACGAAACCGAAAAGGGCCGTCTGCACGAGGCGCTGGCTGCGGCCAAGGACCGGCAGGGTGATATCGCGCCGATTGACGCGCTGCACCCGACGGATGGAGAGCGCCACTTCCGCTTCTATATCAACGCGGTGATCGACCAGAGCGATCAGTCGCCAGAGGAAGCGGCGATCATCTATGCGCTTGAAATCACCGAGCAGAAAGCGCTCGAGAACCAGATGGCGCAGACCCAGAAGATGAACGCCGTGGGCACGCTCGCCGGCGGCATCGCGCACGACTTCAACAACGTGCTGACGGCGATCCTGCTGTCGTCCGACCACCTTCTTCTGTCGGCTCGGCCGGCCGATCCGAGCTTTGCCGATCTCATGGAGATCAAGCGCAACGCCAACCGCGCGGCGGTGCTTGTCCGCCAGTTGCTTGCCTTCTCGCGCAAGCAGACGATGCGGCCGACGGTCCTCAACATGACCGATGTAATCGGCGATCTTCGCATGCTCGTCGACCGCATGACCGGAACCAACGTCAAGGTCGAGGTGGACTATGGGCGCGATCTCTGGCCGGTCAGGACCGATCTCGGCCAGTTCGAGCAGGTGCTGCTGAACCTTGCGGTCAACGCCCGCGACGCAATGCCCGGGGGCGGCACGATCACCCTTCGAACGCGCAACCTGCCTGCCGCCGAGGTCGCGTCCTTCGGACGACGCGAGTTGCCCGACGACGATTTCGTGATGGTCGAAGTCTCCGACCAGGGGACCGGCATTCCGCCGGAGATCCTCGACAAGATCTTCGAGCCGTTCTTCACCACCAAGGAAGTCGGCAAGGGCACCGGTCTCGGCCTGTCGATGGTCTATGGCATCGTCAAGCAATCGGGCGGTTACATCTACCCGGAATCAGAAGTCGGCAAAGGCACCACCTTCCGCATCCTGCTGCCGCGCCACATCGAGGCGCCCGTAGCGGTCGACGAGACCCAGGTGGCGACAGCTACGGCTGAGGCCGCCCCCACGCCGGTCGTTCCGGCCATTGCAGCACCGGCGGCAAAAGCCGAGGAGCCGGCCGATCTCACCGGAGATTCAGCCGTCGTCCTGCTTGTCGAGGATGAAGAGGCGGTGCGCCGCGGCGGCAAGCGGATGCTGGAGACGCGTGGCTACACGGTCTACGAGGCAGGCTCCGGGGTCGAGGCGCTCGATATCATGGATGAGCTCGATGGAGCCGTCGATATCGTCGTTTCGGACGTGGTGATGCCGGAGATGGATGGACCGACGCTTCTGACCGAACTCAGGAAGAAGTATCCGGACCTGAAGTTCATCTTTGTTTCCGGCTATGCCGAAGACGCCTTTGCCCGCAACCTGCCGGCGGACGCCAAGTTCGGCTTCCTGCCGAAGCCGTTCTCACTGAAGCAATTGGCGGTCGCCGTGCGCGAAATGCTGGACTCGTGA